From Paenibacillus physcomitrellae, the proteins below share one genomic window:
- a CDS encoding methyl-accepting chemotaxis protein, with the protein MTITSLEQLIAMVPVFKQAVPVELSIAVCDKEKFIAYWPGQDIQLPIEVGQLLHEEEPLTRAIKGDAPIKADVPAEFYGFEFVGTASPLHDPEGEVIGGIAVQVRKQRELMDISDQISDALSQASNELNVVANGSNTLADHTEQLLDLAKETVVQVNKTDEIIKLVKNVADQTNLLGINAAIEAAHAGDTGRGFGIVAGEIRKLSHTTVDSTKEVQEVLKNFREATNRIETSIEQITKVVDEQAASSQQISSFIEEIHQMSEKLNLYAKKL; encoded by the coding sequence ATGACGATTACATCCTTAGAGCAACTGATTGCGATGGTCCCTGTGTTCAAACAAGCGGTTCCCGTTGAATTATCCATTGCAGTCTGTGACAAGGAGAAATTTATAGCTTATTGGCCGGGGCAGGATATCCAGCTCCCTATTGAGGTTGGACAGCTCCTGCATGAGGAAGAACCGTTGACCCGGGCTATTAAAGGGGATGCCCCGATTAAAGCCGATGTGCCCGCCGAATTCTATGGATTCGAGTTTGTTGGAACGGCTTCGCCGCTTCACGATCCGGAGGGAGAGGTAATTGGCGGCATTGCGGTACAGGTACGCAAACAAAGAGAATTAATGGACATTTCCGATCAAATATCCGACGCCCTTTCGCAAGCGAGCAACGAGCTGAATGTCGTGGCTAACGGGTCAAATACACTGGCTGACCATACCGAACAGCTGCTTGATTTGGCCAAGGAAACGGTGGTTCAAGTCAACAAGACGGATGAAATTATTAAGCTTGTCAAAAATGTAGCCGACCAAACCAACCTGCTTGGCATTAACGCAGCCATCGAGGCGGCTCATGCGGGGGATACAGGCAGGGGGTTCGGCATCGTAGCCGGGGAGATCCGCAAGTTATCCCATACCACCGTCGACTCCACCAAAGAGGTGCAAGAGGTGCTGAAGAACTTCAGAGAGGCGACGAACCGCATCGAAACCTCGATTGAGCAAATCACGAAAGTGGTGGACGAGCAGGCAGCGTCTTCCCAGCAAATTTCATCGTTCATCGAAGAAATTCATCAAATGTCGGAGAAGTTAAACCTGTACGCCAAGAAGCTTTAA
- a CDS encoding cold-shock protein, protein MYYSRKRQMIDLPEEMTAIWSCTNENCNGWMRDNFVLLNQPICGQCSSLMEKSEKMLPILANTSPNQTKR, encoded by the coding sequence TTGTACTATTCACGGAAAAGACAGATGATCGACCTTCCAGAGGAAATGACAGCGATTTGGTCATGCACCAACGAAAATTGCAACGGGTGGATGAGGGACAACTTCGTTTTATTGAATCAACCGATCTGTGGCCAATGCAGCTCGCTTATGGAAAAGAGTGAGAAAATGCTGCCTATTTTAGCTAATACAAGTCCTAATCAGACGAAGCGTTAA